The Branchiostoma floridae strain S238N-H82 chromosome 17, Bfl_VNyyK, whole genome shotgun sequence genome has a window encoding:
- the LOC118404276 gene encoding alpha-N-acetylgalactosamine-specific lectin-like — protein sequence MHNGKCYIMSDTKATFTEAETKCAVGGGILATVKDQQTQDFFVQLLSVSNTDVWIGLTDLDVEGQFVWTDGSPLVYSNWAPGEPNGDDTTDCVHLWPLANFRWDDMPCGRSNYYVCQYSMP from the exons ATGCACAATGGAAAGTGCTACATCATGTCGGACACAAAGGCAACGTTTACCGAGGCTGAGACAAAGTGCGCTGTCGGCGGAGGCATTCTGGCCACCGTAAAAGACCAGCAGACTCAGGACTTCTTTGTCCAGCTGCTGTCCGTGTCCAACACGGACGTGTGGATCGGCCTGACTGACCTGGACGTGGAGGGTCAGTTCGTGTGGACTGATGGGTCACCACTGGTCTACAGCAACTGGGCTCCAG GAGAACCGAATGGTGACGACACGACTGACTGTGTTCACCTGTGGCCTCTGGCGAACTTCCGCTGGGATGACATGCCGTGTGGCAGGAGCAACTACTACGTCTGCCAGTACAGCATGCCCTAG
- the LOC118404277 gene encoding von Willebrand factor A domain-containing protein 7-like: MATFQVAKGLVLVWILSFSVEGFLPNRLSTVHTLNPTDYTHEEITQIGVLKAAAKFLEDNPPPGGASFTTGQLQNLDPLNPTTLFTAYYGVQRLKICVLFLEVTSGGNLQSAITEIIDANSRVDSDYVSSAEYHVGGEEIQAANIRMITQRNSILGVLSAASPNFESARSMIGVYLHILQDFYSNTNWVELEGGVPYEDLGTFT, from the exons ATGGCAACTTTTCAAGTCGCTAAAGGCCTGGTGCTTGTGTGGATTCTATCTTTTTCCGTTGAGGGGTTCCTACCGAACAGACTGAGCACGGTTCACACCTTGAACCCCACGGACTACACTCATGAGGAAATAACCCAGATTGGAGTTCTAAAAGCTGCTGCCAAGTTTTTAGAAGACAACCCTCCACCTGGTGGTGCGTCCTTCACTACAGGACAACTGCAGAATCTGGACCCGCTCAACCCAACAACGCTTTTCACAGCCTACTATGGAG TCCAACG CTTAAAGATCTGCGTACTGTTTTTAGAGGTGACGTCAGGAGGAAACCTTCAGTCAGCGATTACAGAGATTATCGATGCGAACTCGCGAGTGGACAGCGACTACGTGTCTAGTGCAGAATATCACGTGGGTGGGGAGGAAATACAAGCAG ccAATATCAGGATGATAACACAGCGGAACAGCATACTAGGGGTCCTATCGGCGGCATCTCCTAACTTCGAGTCAGCGAGGTCAATGATCGGAGTTTACCTGCACATCTTACAGGACTTCTACAGCAACACTAACTGGGTAGAGCTGGAGGGAGGGGTTCCGTACGAGGATCTCGGTACTTTTACTTGA